A window of the Streptomyces sp. NBC_00250 genome harbors these coding sequences:
- a CDS encoding TatD family hydrolase translates to MSAKDAPPPLPEPLLVEVADSHTHLDLQSGTVEEALVKAAAVGVTTVVQVGCDVKGSQWAAETAAAHEHVHAAVALHPNEAPRIVLGDPDGWSRQGAREGGGDAALDDALAEIDRLAALPYVRGVGETGLDFFRTGPEGIAAQERSFRAHIEIAKRHGKALVIHDREAHADVLRVLDEEGAPERTVFHCYSGDAAMAEICAAKGYYMSFAGNVTFKNAQHLRDALAVAPLDLVLVETDAPFLTPAPYRGRPNAPYLIPVTLRAMAEVRGIGENELAEAIAVNTARAFDY, encoded by the coding sequence ATGAGTGCCAAGGACGCCCCGCCGCCGCTGCCCGAACCCCTCCTCGTGGAGGTCGCGGACTCGCACACCCACCTGGACCTCCAGTCCGGGACCGTCGAGGAGGCGCTGGTCAAGGCCGCCGCCGTCGGAGTGACCACGGTCGTGCAGGTCGGCTGTGACGTGAAGGGCTCCCAGTGGGCCGCGGAGACCGCCGCCGCCCACGAGCACGTGCACGCCGCCGTCGCCCTGCACCCCAACGAAGCCCCGCGGATCGTCCTGGGAGATCCCGACGGCTGGTCCCGGCAGGGCGCCCGCGAGGGCGGCGGAGACGCGGCCCTCGACGACGCGCTCGCCGAGATCGACCGGCTCGCCGCCCTCCCGTACGTCCGCGGCGTGGGCGAGACCGGCCTGGACTTCTTCCGTACGGGCCCCGAGGGCATCGCCGCGCAGGAGCGTTCCTTCCGCGCCCACATCGAGATCGCCAAGCGGCACGGCAAGGCGCTCGTCATCCACGACCGCGAGGCCCACGCCGACGTGCTGCGCGTCCTGGACGAGGAGGGCGCCCCCGAGCGGACCGTCTTCCACTGCTACTCCGGCGACGCCGCCATGGCCGAGATCTGCGCCGCCAAGGGCTACTACATGTCCTTCGCCGGCAACGTCACCTTCAAGAACGCCCAGCACCTGCGCGACGCGCTCGCCGTCGCCCCGCTCGACCTCGTCCTCGTCGAGACCGACGCCCCCTTCCTCACCCCGGCGCCCTACCGGGGCCGCCCCAACGCCCCGTACCTGATCCCGGTCACCCTCCGGGCGATGGCGGAGGTCCGCGGCATCGGGGAGAACGAGCTGGCCGAGGCGATCGCCGTGAACACGGCCCGCGCCTTCGACTACTGA
- a CDS encoding ubiquitin-like domain-containing protein, translating to MSTSQGSHRAGRRGAAVPVHEQPTQVAPLVAPAPGAAPGLVPEQGTRAGSRRAARRRKASGPAGEGLRRLVPQALVVAFLAGGTSAFVADDKAVRLSVDGVPRTLHTFADEVDELLADEGVAVGDHDIVAPAPAEALASGDEIVVRYGRPVALTLDGQRRQVWTTARTVEGALRQLGVRAEGAYLSVSRGAPISRQGLALDVRTERTVTFLADGRERSVRTNAATVREALAEAGITLSAQDATSVAPGSFPRDGQTVNVLRITGSRQVREEAIPYAVERTRDPELFTGTEVVERQGAAGVRRVTYSLRTVNGVKQRPRRIGEEIVREPVSRRVRVGTKPMPTSVAGADGLDWGALAACESGGRPNAVDPSGTYGGLYQFDPGTWRSLGGSGTAQNAPAAEQTFRAKKLYVQRGASPWPHCGRRLYR from the coding sequence GTGAGCACTTCCCAGGGCAGTCACCGCGCCGGACGGCGGGGCGCGGCCGTCCCCGTCCACGAACAGCCCACCCAGGTGGCGCCCCTCGTCGCCCCCGCCCCGGGCGCCGCGCCCGGCCTCGTCCCCGAGCAGGGCACCCGGGCCGGGTCCCGGCGCGCCGCCCGCCGCCGCAAGGCGTCCGGGCCCGCCGGGGAGGGGCTGCGCAGGCTCGTCCCGCAGGCCCTCGTCGTCGCCTTCCTCGCCGGCGGCACCAGCGCCTTCGTCGCCGACGACAAGGCCGTCCGGCTCTCCGTCGACGGTGTCCCGCGCACCCTCCACACCTTCGCCGACGAGGTCGACGAACTGCTCGCCGACGAGGGCGTGGCCGTCGGTGACCACGACATCGTCGCCCCCGCCCCCGCGGAGGCCCTGGCCAGCGGCGACGAGATCGTCGTCCGGTACGGGCGGCCCGTCGCCCTCACCCTCGACGGGCAGCGCCGCCAGGTGTGGACGACCGCCCGGACCGTCGAGGGCGCGCTGCGCCAGCTCGGGGTCCGCGCGGAGGGCGCGTACCTGTCGGTCTCCCGCGGCGCCCCCATCTCCCGTCAGGGCCTCGCCCTCGACGTACGGACCGAGCGGACGGTGACCTTCCTCGCCGACGGGCGCGAGCGGTCCGTCCGCACGAACGCCGCCACCGTCCGGGAGGCCCTCGCCGAGGCCGGGATCACCCTCTCCGCGCAGGACGCCACCTCCGTCGCCCCCGGCTCCTTCCCGCGCGACGGCCAGACGGTGAACGTGCTGCGCATCACCGGCTCCCGGCAGGTGCGGGAGGAGGCGATCCCGTACGCCGTCGAGCGGACCCGCGACCCGGAGCTGTTCACCGGCACCGAGGTCGTCGAACGGCAGGGCGCGGCCGGCGTCCGCCGTGTCACGTACAGCCTGCGCACGGTCAACGGCGTCAAGCAGAGGCCCCGCCGGATCGGCGAGGAGATCGTCCGCGAACCCGTCAGCCGCCGGGTCCGGGTCGGCACGAAACCGATGCCCACCTCCGTCGCCGGCGCCGACGGCCTCGACTGGGGCGCGCTCGCCGCCTGCGAGTCGGGCGGCCGCCCCAACGCCGTCGACCCCTCGGGGACGTACGGCGGGCTCTACCAGTTCGACCCCGGCACCTGGCGCTCCCTCGGCGGCAGCGGCACCGCGCAGAACGCGCCCGCCGCCGAGCAGACGTTCCGGGCGAAGAAGCTGTACGTGCAGCGGGGGGCGAGTCCCTGGCCCCATTGCGGGCGGCGGCTGTACCGGTGA
- the rsmA gene encoding 16S rRNA (adenine(1518)-N(6)/adenine(1519)-N(6))-dimethyltransferase RsmA gives MSTTTGPESPDALLGPADIRELAAALGVRPTKQKGQNFVIDANTVRRIVRTAEVRPDDVVVEVGPGLGSLTLALLEAADRVTAVEIDDVLAAALPATIAARMPARADRFALVHSDAMHVQELPGPAPTALVANLPYNVAVPVLLHMLERFPSIERTLVMVQAEVADRLAAKPGNKVYGVPSVKANWYAEVKRAGSIGRNVFWPAPNVDSGLVSLVRRSEPLATTATRQEVFAVVDAAFAQRRKTLRAALATWAGSPAAAEEALVKAGISPQARGEALTVEEFARIAEAKA, from the coding sequence GTGAGCACCACCACCGGCCCCGAAAGCCCCGACGCCCTCCTCGGCCCCGCCGACATCCGTGAACTGGCCGCCGCCCTCGGCGTGCGCCCCACGAAGCAGAAGGGCCAGAACTTCGTCATCGACGCCAACACCGTCCGGCGGATCGTCCGCACGGCCGAGGTGCGGCCCGACGACGTCGTCGTGGAGGTGGGGCCCGGACTCGGCTCCCTCACCCTGGCCCTCCTGGAGGCCGCGGACCGGGTGACGGCCGTCGAGATCGACGACGTGCTCGCCGCGGCGCTGCCCGCCACGATCGCCGCCCGCATGCCCGCGCGCGCCGACCGCTTCGCGCTCGTGCACTCCGACGCCATGCACGTCCAGGAGCTGCCGGGCCCGGCGCCGACCGCGCTCGTCGCCAACCTGCCGTACAACGTCGCCGTACCGGTCCTGCTCCACATGCTGGAGCGGTTCCCGAGCATCGAGCGGACCCTCGTCATGGTCCAGGCCGAGGTCGCCGACCGGCTGGCCGCCAAGCCGGGCAACAAGGTGTACGGCGTGCCGTCGGTGAAGGCCAACTGGTACGCGGAGGTCAAGCGCGCCGGGTCCATCGGCCGCAACGTGTTCTGGCCCGCGCCGAACGTCGACTCCGGGCTCGTCTCCCTGGTCCGCCGCAGCGAGCCGCTCGCGACCACCGCCACCCGGCAGGAGGTCTTCGCGGTCGTCGACGCGGCCTTCGCGCAGCGCCGCAAGACCCTGCGCGCGGCCCTCGCCACCTGGGCGGGCTCGCCCGCGGCGGCGGAGGAGGCCCTGGTGAAGGCCGGGATCTCGCCGCAGGCGCGCGGCGAGGCGCTGACGGTGGAGGAGTTCGCCCGGATCGCGGAGGCCAAGGCATGA
- a CDS encoding 4-(cytidine 5'-diphospho)-2-C-methyl-D-erythritol kinase encodes MTATGSVTVRVPAKVNVQLAVGAARPDGFHDLANVFLAVSLHDEVTATPADGLTVTCEGPDADKVPLDRTNLAARAAELLAARHGISPDVHLHIAKDIPVAGGMAGGSADGAGALLACDALWGLDSSREELLEICAELGSDVPFSLVGGAALGTGRGEKLTELPVGGGFHWVFAVADGGLSTPAVYGEFDRLTSDVEVPEPAASPVLLDALRTGDTTALAGALANDLQAAALSLRPSLAETLTAGTEAGALAALVSGSGPTTAFLVKDAEAAETVAAALIASGTCRTARVATSPAPGAAVL; translated from the coding sequence ATGACCGCCACGGGAAGCGTCACCGTCCGCGTCCCCGCCAAGGTCAACGTCCAGCTGGCGGTGGGCGCGGCCCGCCCCGACGGCTTCCACGACCTGGCCAACGTCTTCCTCGCGGTCTCCCTCCACGACGAGGTCACCGCGACCCCGGCCGACGGGCTGACCGTCACCTGTGAGGGCCCCGACGCCGACAAGGTGCCGCTCGACCGCACCAACCTGGCCGCGCGGGCCGCCGAGCTGCTCGCCGCCCGGCACGGCATCTCCCCGGACGTGCACCTGCACATCGCCAAGGACATCCCGGTCGCCGGCGGCATGGCCGGCGGCAGCGCGGACGGCGCGGGCGCCCTGCTCGCCTGCGACGCGCTGTGGGGTCTGGACTCCTCCCGCGAGGAACTCCTGGAGATCTGCGCGGAGCTCGGCAGCGACGTGCCGTTCAGCCTGGTCGGCGGGGCGGCGCTCGGCACCGGGCGCGGCGAGAAGCTGACGGAGCTGCCGGTCGGCGGCGGCTTCCACTGGGTGTTCGCCGTCGCCGACGGCGGGCTCTCGACCCCGGCGGTGTACGGCGAGTTCGACCGGCTCACCTCGGACGTCGAGGTCCCCGAGCCGGCCGCCTCCCCGGTCCTCCTGGACGCCCTGCGCACCGGCGACACGACCGCGCTCGCGGGCGCCCTGGCCAACGACCTCCAGGCGGCGGCGCTCTCCCTGCGCCCGTCGCTCGCCGAGACCCTGACGGCGGGCACGGAGGCGGGCGCGCTCGCGGCCCTGGTCTCCGGCTCGGGCCCGACGACGGCGTTCCTGGTGAAGGACGCGGAGGCCGCCGAGACGGTCGCCGCCGCCCTGATCGCCTCGGGAACCTGCCGCACGGCGCGCGTGGCGACGTCGCCGGCGCCGGGCGCCGCGGTCCTCTAG